The stretch of DNA AGGTGAAATGGGCGTTACCCAATATGTAGCTGGTTCCCCAATCGGAAAAGATGTAGAAGAATCCATCAAATTATTAGGAGATGTAATCGCAAGTTTCTAAACTCCTAACTTTTTTTATTTTTTTTATTTTTTTATCCAACTAACTACTATTTTTAACAAAAATTTTTTTATTATGAAAATCCTTAATTTATAATATAATTTATTTATTATGAAACAGGTAAAATAATGGAAATTGAAAATTTGTGTAAAGAAATTAGGACAAAATCTTTTGAGAGAAAAGATCCTAAAACTCCTGAAGAAGTTGGAGCTAGTTGGTATAATGACGATTTAACTTATAATGGTGTTGCAAAAACCCTATTTATTATACTTCCCACACCAGGATGTTCATGGGCTTTAGGAGATGGTGGGGGATGTACAATGTGTAGTTATGTATCTGATTGTACACTTGAGTCTATTGATAGTGAAACAATTCTTAGAATTTTTAATGAACATTTATCCAAACATCCAATAACTAAAGAAGAAAGGATTGCAGTAAAATTATTTGCTTCAGGTAGTTTTTTAAACCCTCATGAACTTCCAAAAGATGCTCGTGATGAAATTTTAAAAACCTTGGTTAATTTAGGTAATGTTGATGAAATTATTGTTGAATCAAGAACAGAATACATCAAAGAAGAATATTTAGATGAAATCTTTGAAATTATTGGAGATACATTATTTGAAATAAGTATTGGTCTTGAAACTTCCAATGATTATACTAGAATTAATAAAATCAACAAAGGATTTACTCTTAAAGATTTTAATAATGCAATTAATATGATACAAACATTAAGAAATAAAAAGAATTATAATCTCAAATCTAAAGCATATATCTTTGTAAAACCAATTTTAACTTCTGAAAAACAATGCGTTGATGAAGCTATAAAAACAGCTGAATATTGTGATTCAATTGGCGTAGATAGACTTTCATTTTGTCCAGCAACAATACACGGAGGAACTTTAATTGAAAGATTTTGGAGAAAAGGAGCTTATCAACCTCCATGGATTTGGAGTTGTATTGAAATTATTAATACAGTCCGGTCAAAATTAGACATTTCCTCACTACTCGATACATCAGGGTTTGGTTCTAGACGAGGCCCTTATAATTGTAAAAAATGCAATAAAGATTTGAAACATTTAATAATTGCTAAAAATTTAACACAAGAACTTATTGAATATGACTGTGAATGTAAAAGTGAGTGGTTAGCTGAAATTAATAATGCTGATATGAATTATTCAAATGTTGAAATAAAACATTTACCATTATATTAAATATGAAAAAACATTAAATTATTATTAGGAGGAATTTTAATGAAAACTAAATTTATTAGTTTATTCGCTATTATTTTAGGAATATTTATTATTGCATTTCCAATGTTTGGAGTTATTGGAGTTAGTGCAATTCTTGGATTATCCGTTTTATTCCTAGCTATTTATTCCCTTATGGTTGGAATAGCTATTATCGATTATAACACCACAGGTTCAATATTAGATTTAATTTTAGGAATGTTACTTTTAATATTAAGCATAGGTTTAATATTTAATCCTTCTTTACTTGGAATTTTAACCGAGCTTTCATTATATATTGCAGGAATAATATTAATTATTGGAGGACTTGTAGCTCTTTTAAATAATCGTAGTAGTCGTTATGGATTCTATATTGGAATTATTGGAATCATTTTAGGGGTATTGTATATAATTATCGGAACTTACCTTTCAAATCCAATTATTCTTGGTTCATTTATAGGTATTTGGTTAATAATTAATGGTATCTTAAAATTAATAGATAGATAATTCATCTATCTTCACGTTTTTGGTGTTAATATTGATTGGAATTAGTGCAGACTTTGATCCAGTCCATAAAGGACATGAAAAATTAATTAAAGAAGCTAAAAAACTTGCTAATAGAGAAAATAAAAAGTTAGTAGTTTATTTAAATAAAGGATACAGTGCTAATCATGCTCCATTTTTTGTAAATTTTGA from Methanobrevibacter oralis encodes:
- a CDS encoding archaeosine biosynthesis radical SAM protein RaSEA, which gives rise to MEIENLCKEIRTKSFERKDPKTPEEVGASWYNDDLTYNGVAKTLFIILPTPGCSWALGDGGGCTMCSYVSDCTLESIDSETILRIFNEHLSKHPITKEERIAVKLFASGSFLNPHELPKDARDEILKTLVNLGNVDEIIVESRTEYIKEEYLDEIFEIIGDTLFEISIGLETSNDYTRINKINKGFTLKDFNNAINMIQTLRNKKNYNLKSKAYIFVKPILTSEKQCVDEAIKTAEYCDSIGVDRLSFCPATIHGGTLIERFWRKGAYQPPWIWSCIEIINTVRSKLDISSLLDTSGFGSRRGPYNCKKCNKDLKHLIIAKNLTQELIEYDCECKSEWLAEINNADMNYSNVEIKHLPLY
- a CDS encoding DUF308 domain-containing protein gives rise to the protein MKTKFISLFAIILGIFIIAFPMFGVIGVSAILGLSVLFLAIYSLMVGIAIIDYNTTGSILDLILGMLLLILSIGLIFNPSLLGILTELSLYIAGIILIIGGLVALLNNRSSRYGFYIGIIGIILGVLYIIIGTYLSNPIILGSFIGIWLIINGILKLIDR